One Baekduia alba genomic window, GATCCTGATGACCGGACTGGCAGGGGTGTGCACGTGGCGCCTCCTGCGTGAACCCGACACCATGGTGGCGTGAGCCGCCGTCTGACCGTCTTCTCCGTCCTGCTCGGCGCCGCCACGGCGATCGTGGTGGCGGCGGTCCTGATCAGCAGCGGCGGCAGCAGCGACCCGACCAAGCCGCGCAAGGCCTCGACGCGCGACGTCACGCGCATCCTGCGCGGCATCCCGCAGAACGGCCTGGTCCTCGGCGACCCCAAGGCGCCGGTCCTGCTGGTGGAGTTCGCCGACCTGCAGTGCCCGTTCTGCCGCGAGTTCGCCGCCGAGTCGTGGCCGGACATCGTGCAGCGGTACATCCGCAGCGGCAAGGTCAAGATGGAGCTGCGGCTGACCAACGTCCTCGGCGAGGACTCGGTCAAGGCCAACAAGGCCGTGATGGCCGCGGCGCTGCAGAACCGCATGTGGGACGCGTCGATGCGGTTCTACGACGTCCAGGGCCAGGAGCAGAGCGGCTACGTCAACGACCGCTTCCTGCGCGGCGTGCTCAGCGGCGTCCACGGCCTCGACGCCACGCGCGCGATGCGCGACCGCACGTCTCCCCAGGTCCTCGACCAGCTCGCGGCCGTCCACTCGATGATGTCGCGCTACGACGTGCGCGCCACGCCGACGCTGATGATCGGGACCGACGCCAACGACCTCACGCAGCTCTCGGACGGCGTCGTGTCCTCCGACAAGCTGGCGCAGGCGATCAACGAGCAGCTGCTGAAGACGGTCTGACAGCAGGGGTGGTGCGGGTGGTGCGTAGGGTGTTACCCTACATCTCACCATGCTGAAGAAGACCAGCATCTACCTCGACGAGGAGCTCGACCACGGGCTGGCTCGCCGGGCCGCCGAGGAGGGCATCACCAAGGCGGAGTACATCCGCCGGACGCTCTCGGGCGCGGTGCAGCGGCCGAAGCGGCCCAAGCCGACAGCGGTGGGCTTCATGGACGATGGACCGACCGACGTCTCCAGCAACGTCGACAGATACCTCGCCGAGACGGGCTTCGGCGAGCCGCGCGAACCGATGAAGTGACGATCGTCGCCGACACCTCGTTCATCCTCGCCGTCGTCCGCGGTCGCGACGAGCACCACGACCTCGCCACCGCGTGGATGCGGGAGATCGACGAGGAGCTCGTCACCTCGCCGCTGACCCTCGCCGAGCTTGACCACATGGTCCCTCGGTTGTCCGGCGAGCGTGCGCAGCACGCCCTCTGGGACGACTTCGACCGCGGCGTCTACGGCGTGCGCTGGTGGGCGGACGCGCTCTCCGAGACGCTCGCCATCGCGCGCCGTCGCCCGTTCCTCGGCCTGGCTGACGCATCGCTGGTCGCGCTCTCGGGCCGTCTTCGCACCAACCGCATCGCCACCTTCGACCAGCACTTCCGATCCATTTTGACTCCTGACGGGGAAGCCTTCGTGGTGCTCCCCGCCGATCGCTGAAAGGACCACGAACCATGGCCTCCGAAC contains:
- a CDS encoding CopG family transcriptional regulator yields the protein MLKKTSIYLDEELDHGLARRAAEEGITKAEYIRRTLSGAVQRPKRPKPTAVGFMDDGPTDVSSNVDRYLAETGFGEPREPMK
- a CDS encoding type II toxin-antitoxin system VapC family toxin, giving the protein MTIVADTSFILAVVRGRDEHHDLATAWMREIDEELVTSPLTLAELDHMVPRLSGERAQHALWDDFDRGVYGVRWWADALSETLAIARRRPFLGLADASLVALSGRLRTNRIATFDQHFRSILTPDGEAFVVLPADR
- a CDS encoding DsbA family protein; this translates as MSRRLTVFSVLLGAATAIVVAAVLISSGGSSDPTKPRKASTRDVTRILRGIPQNGLVLGDPKAPVLLVEFADLQCPFCREFAAESWPDIVQRYIRSGKVKMELRLTNVLGEDSVKANKAVMAAALQNRMWDASMRFYDVQGQEQSGYVNDRFLRGVLSGVHGLDATRAMRDRTSPQVLDQLAAVHSMMSRYDVRATPTLMIGTDANDLTQLSDGVVSSDKLAQAINEQLLKTV